Genomic segment of Gigantopelta aegis isolate Gae_Host chromosome 10, Gae_host_genome, whole genome shotgun sequence:
ACACATGATACTGTGAACTGTTTTTGTAGCCAACTAGAGACTTTATGTGAAGATCAACAGGAATGTCTTTAGGTGGCACCAACGGTACTGTCAGCGATGTGGTCAACTTATCAGGGCTCGGATGAATGACGTGACTCTCTCCTTCAAATATTCCCTCAGCAAATATCAAAACAGCCCGAATAATGGTGTCATTTGTTGTGGTGATTGTCAGCTCTACAAAAGGTGCCTGGTTGCTACTACCACAATTGACAGACAGAGTGGTCTGCAACTGAGTGTTGGCAGGAATTACACCAACTTGTGAGCTCGAGTCATATTCTCCTGTCATGGAAAACTTCCCCGTTTTTGAAATCCCCACACCTCCTTGGCCTGATAATAATCCACCACCAGAATCCTTACCACCAGCCAGAGCAGCAGCCTTAGAGTTTTCATCATAGTTCCGTAGCTCAAGAAGTAAATTCCGTTTTCTTTGACTAAGATCTCTAATCGTGTCCTGTTCAACATTGTTGCTCATCAAATTGCCATGCATTTCAGATGGAGCAGGATTGTAGCCTCGCACTTCACCTTCTGATGAAACACAAATCAGCTGATCCATGGTGTCCATTCTGTAATTTCCTCGAACAATGCCAGCAACAGGATGGCCAAACGTATCTTTAAATATAACTTCACCCGTTCTGTCACTTCTAGCATCAATTTTCCCATTACTCCACCCTGTGACAAGCTCTGGAACCCCATCTGAGTCAAGGTCAAAGCTAAGGATAGATACAGCATAATTTTTAGATTTGATTCTCCAGTACCGAGATGTTCGATCGTAAACACCAACAGTTCCATTGGCTAGTGCATACCCAAAGCGAGTGTTCCTCATTGGACACAGTGATGTAATAGCTTCTGTTTCAGTTATTTCTGCAATAATTTCATCTTCTCTAAAAATACGAATATCAAAGTCTTCTGAGCCAACAATAAGCTCATTCTGTCCATCTGCATTAAAATCGAGCATTGCCAATGAGCAAACATTATCACCAGTAACTGTCCAAAATGAATCATTGCCACCTTTGTCAAAACCTTGAATGGAGCAGTTTCCTCCGATTATTGCAAGAGGTGTTTCAATGCTTCCAAGTTTGCCCACGATTATCGCATTCGATCCATCTGGTGTGTCTTTGTAAAAAAGATCAGAGTTATTTTCCACATCATAGGCGAGAACATTTGTCTGGGTGCCAACAACAAGAACATCTTTGGCGGCATTTCCATCCAGTACTCCTGCACACACTGACGTCACTTGCTGGTTAATATTCAGAAGGGAAATGTCGCCCTCGGCACTCAGAGACATTCGACCTGTGTTCTGGCCGCGATTGTGAGGGTTGTGAATGATGACTTTACCAGCCGTTGTCGCGCAGCTGAGAGAAGGGTTTGTGCCATCGTATTTCCCTATCGTCACCATACGAGCATTAACTTTATGATTCAATTTGAGCGTAAAAATTGGCACCAACATTTTGATATTTACGTTCCGCTACAAATAAACGAACATCAGTGAAAAGAGAATGTGTTACAGTGTTATCAAAGAACGTAGGCTAATCTAGGATGTAAGAACGTCTCGTTTCCAACCAAACATTTCACACCGGAAGTAAATATTATCATCTAAAAAATGCTTAACCGGTACCTTTAAGTGAGTATCATAAACAATCCTCAATAATTCAGTAGTGTCGGATATCTCTGTTGTGTTAGACAATAACACACGGGTATATAACTCTGCCCTGGAGTTAATCAGAAAAAAGAACCATAAACCAGTCAACAATAATGGGACGCACCTAATAATCGCGAAAAACCACCTAGATCTTTGAAGACTGTACATAGTATTGAATTGCCagtattttttgtttgattgttgCTGATatagttttcatttatttctgttttgctTTGCGTAATCGTGTCTTATATTGATACGTGTGCGTGTATCGCTGATTGTATTTAAACgtgtgtgttgggggtgggTGAGGAGGCACCGACAATGTTGTATCCCGGCGAATGAAAAACGGAGGACATGAAGAGCCCTAACCTGTTAAGTTAATCAACGTTTGAAAAAATGGCTCCATTATAtccataatttttaatacaaaaacagGGGAAAGTGGAGGGGGTGAGCATGGCATCTCCTTACGTCCTGTGTGCGCGTGCCTTTGTCTacagtatttaataattaatgactAACGAAATTTGCAACGGAACTGTCTAGCCAGTTGTTAGAAGCCGAGGCGGTAGGGCCTCAAgtagtccaaaatattggactcaaaTACTTAAGAGTCAAACTCAACCCGGACCAGAGTACCCGACATTTACAcgagatgataatgagactcaaggaataaagtaaaatagcattatgtatcttaattccagcgctgaatatggatgccaaatcaagccattgtattgtattccacacattcgacttttgttttccctccatgtcccATAACCCTATAATGTAATCGGCGGCAAGCATATATGACAAAATAACGTAAAAATAGAATTAACTGAAAGTGTTTTTCCGTTCCTTGCAGGGATACtcaagtcctgtgaacggactcgagtcttgctagactcgacccgtgcccgagtacttgaGTACCCCCGGAGACTTTACGAGGCGGGTCATGAGAATAAGATCAAAACAGTATCAGACAATGGAATAGGTCAAAACGGGGCtgaggtaataataataataataataataataataataataactcaaATTAATTAACCAGAGTAGCTTTTGCTAATCACCTTTCCATCCCACTTGACTGCCATCCTGTATTGAAACTGATCATTGACTTTTGTGCTATAGGTCTCCAGTTTTAAGTTTCTATCAGACTCCACTCCACCATATCCACCCTCACCCCTATAAACGCCATCAGTTTCAATGATCTGATTAATTAATCCCCaaaacagagaaagagagaaagcgagagagagagagagagagagagagagagagagagagagagagagagagagagagagagagagagagagagagagagagagagagagagagag
This window contains:
- the LOC121383401 gene encoding Bardet-Biedl syndrome 2 protein homolog, producing the protein MLVPIFTLKLNHKVNARMVTIGKYDGTNPSLSCATTAGKVIIHNPHNRGQNTGRMSLSAEGDISLLNINQQVTSVCAGVLDGNAAKDVLVVGTQTNVLAYDVENNSDLFYKDTPDGSNAIIVGKLGSIETPLAIIGGNCSIQGFDKGGNDSFWTVTGDNVCSLAMLDFNADGQNELIVGSEDFDIRIFREDEIIAEITETEAITSLCPMRNTRFGYALANGTVGVYDRTSRYWRIKSKNYAVSILSFDLDSDGVPELVTGWSNGKIDARSDRTGEVIFKDTFGHPVAGIVRGNYRMDTMDQLICVSSEGEVRGYNPAPSEMHGNLMSNNVEQDTIRDLSQRKRNLLLELRNYDENSKAAALAGGKDSGGGLLSGQGGVGISKTGKFSMTGEYDSSSQVGVIPANTQLQTTLSVNCGSSNQAPFVELTITTTNDTIIRAVLIFAEGIFEGESHVIHPSPDKLTTSLTVPLVPPKDIPVDLHIKSLVGYKNSSQYHVFELSRMLPRFSMYYLLSDGNFKPSQSSVVFQVNDRIQRLVMWINQSFLMMEDLVCEGELNIAFMSLRGSGPLIIQMNLSGQITIRTDDMDLAGDIIQSLASFLNLDDLMSTADFPNEMEKLSKILVDVNEYHSVRQKLTAEMADHSNLIRSMVVRAEDSRIMGDMMGMKKGYNELFDLNRDLMMGYKIRCNNHQELLNLLKQVNQIIQKAGRLRVGKYKTQVVNACRAAIKNDNINGLYKIIKAGTG